In Jejubacter calystegiae, the following are encoded in one genomic region:
- a CDS encoding MFS family transporter — MTEATVETQKTELAASDTRKRIWAIVGASSGNLVEWFDFYVYSFCSLYFAHIFFPTGNPTTQLLQTAGIFAAGFLMRPIGGWLFGWIADKHGRKTSMLISVCMMCFGSLVIACLPGYATIGTWAPALLLLARLFQGLSVGGEYGTSATYMSEVAIEGRKGFYASFQYVTLIGGQLMALLVVVVLQQILTDAQLHQWGWRIPFALGAVLALVALWLRRSLNETSEKSTRALKEAGSLKGLWRNRRAFVMVLGFTAGGSLVFYTFTTYMQKYLVNTAGMSTSVASVVMTAALFIYMLVQPLFGALSDKIGRRNSMLCFGSLAAIGTVPILTALQNVSSPFAAFGLVMLALLIASFYTSISGILKAEMFPAQVRALGVGLSYAVANALFGGSAEYVALSLKSLGSESSFFWYVSVMGAVSFLVSLMLHRKGKGMKL; from the coding sequence ATGACTGAAGCAACCGTCGAAACACAAAAGACGGAATTAGCCGCCAGCGATACCCGAAAGCGGATCTGGGCGATAGTCGGTGCCTCATCCGGCAACCTGGTCGAGTGGTTTGATTTTTATGTCTACTCATTCTGTTCACTCTATTTTGCTCATATCTTTTTTCCCACGGGAAACCCCACCACACAGCTGCTACAGACCGCCGGTATCTTTGCCGCAGGCTTCCTGATGCGCCCTATCGGCGGTTGGTTATTTGGCTGGATCGCCGACAAACATGGTCGTAAAACCTCCATGCTAATCTCGGTTTGCATGATGTGCTTTGGCTCGCTGGTTATCGCCTGTCTGCCAGGTTATGCGACGATTGGGACCTGGGCGCCGGCGCTGCTGCTGCTGGCTCGCTTATTTCAGGGACTTTCCGTGGGCGGTGAGTATGGCACCAGCGCCACCTATATGAGTGAGGTCGCCATTGAAGGCCGTAAGGGGTTCTATGCCTCTTTCCAGTATGTCACGCTGATCGGTGGTCAGCTGATGGCGCTGCTGGTTGTGGTGGTGCTACAGCAAATTCTGACCGATGCTCAGCTGCACCAGTGGGGATGGCGTATACCTTTCGCACTGGGGGCCGTACTGGCGCTGGTCGCTCTGTGGCTGCGTCGTTCCCTGAATGAGACATCAGAAAAAAGCACCCGGGCATTGAAAGAGGCCGGTTCGCTGAAAGGGCTGTGGCGCAACCGGCGCGCTTTCGTTATGGTTCTGGGCTTTACCGCCGGTGGCTCTCTGGTGTTCTACACCTTTACCACCTATATGCAGAAATATCTGGTGAATACCGCAGGAATGTCGACTTCCGTCGCCAGCGTGGTAATGACGGCGGCGCTGTTCATCTACATGCTGGTTCAGCCGCTATTCGGCGCGCTTTCCGATAAGATTGGTCGCCGTAACTCTATGCTCTGCTTCGGCTCGCTGGCGGCAATTGGCACCGTACCGATTCTGACGGCGCTACAGAACGTCAGCTCGCCGTTTGCGGCTTTCGGTCTGGTGATGCTGGCGCTGTTGATTGCCAGCTTCTACACCTCCATTAGCGGCATTCTGAAGGCCGAGATGTTCCCGGCGCAGGTCCGGGCACTGGGGGTTGGTCTTTCCTATGCGGTGGCTAACGCACTGTTTGGCGGATCTGCAGAATATGTGGCGCTGTCCCTGAAGTCTCTGGGCTCCGAGAGCAGCTTCTTCTGGTATGTTTCTGTTATGGGAGCCGTTTCTTTCCTGGTCTCCCTGATGTTGCACCGTAAAGGGAAGGGGATGAAACTCTAA
- a CDS encoding YfiM family lipoprotein: MRRTAVVIATLLLSGCGHHMANDSWGGEDKAQHFIASAMLAAAGTEYGLHQGYSRDRSASIGFMFSVSVGAGKELWDSRPAGTGWSWHDFAWDVAGATTGYAIWQLAGR, from the coding sequence ATGCGTCGCACCGCCGTCGTCATCGCCACCCTGCTTCTGTCCGGCTGCGGCCACCATATGGCCAATGACAGTTGGGGAGGAGAGGATAAGGCACAGCACTTTATCGCATCCGCCATGCTGGCCGCCGCCGGTACTGAATATGGCCTGCATCAGGGCTACAGTCGGGACCGCAGCGCCTCTATCGGCTTTATGTTTTCTGTCTCTGTCGGAGCGGGTAAAGAGCTGTGGGATAGTCGCCCGGCCGGAACCGGCTGGAGCTGGCATGACTTTGCGTGGGACGTAGCCGGTGCAACCACCGGCTACGCCATCTGGCAACTGGCGGGGCGTTAG